Proteins encoded by one window of Chromobacterium violaceum ATCC 12472:
- the pgl gene encoding 6-phosphogluconolactonase, which yields MNWLEFPDAAQQTDALANSVAARLSAAIESRGQAALAVSGGKSPIPLFKLLSEMAIDWARVTVSLVDERFVAPDHADSNAALVRAHLLQNRATAARFLPLVRAVANIDAEVAADNRDFIAPDVAILGMGEDGHTASLFPGAPELAAGLDLANPAPFLAVTPQTAPHRRVSLSRAALLQAGCLILSIQGAKKREVLEAAARGPDDALPISHFLAQDKVPIDVYWSA from the coding sequence ATGAACTGGTTGGAATTCCCCGACGCCGCGCAGCAAACCGACGCGCTGGCCAACAGCGTCGCCGCCCGCCTGTCCGCCGCAATCGAAAGCCGCGGCCAGGCCGCGCTGGCGGTGTCCGGCGGCAAGTCGCCGATACCGCTGTTCAAGCTCTTGTCCGAGATGGCGATAGACTGGGCGCGCGTCACCGTCAGCCTGGTGGACGAGCGCTTCGTCGCCCCCGACCACGCCGACAGCAACGCCGCGCTGGTGCGCGCGCACCTGCTGCAGAACCGCGCCACGGCCGCGCGCTTCCTGCCGCTGGTGCGCGCCGTCGCCAACATCGACGCCGAGGTGGCGGCCGACAACCGCGACTTCATCGCGCCGGACGTCGCCATCCTGGGCATGGGCGAGGACGGCCACACCGCCTCGCTGTTCCCCGGCGCGCCGGAGCTGGCCGCCGGCCTGGACCTCGCCAACCCGGCGCCCTTCCTGGCGGTGACGCCGCAGACCGCGCCGCACCGCCGCGTGTCGCTGAGCCGCGCCGCGCTGCTGCAAGCCGGCTGCCTGATCCTGTCCATCCAGGGCGCGAAGAAGCGCGAAGTGCTGGAAGCCGCCGCCCGCGGCCCCGACGACGCGCTGCCCATCAGCCATTTCCTGGCCCAGGACAAGGTGCCGATCGATGTCTACTGGTCTGCCTGA
- a CDS encoding molybdopterin-dependent oxidoreductase, which translates to MDDAATRRALLKAGLAAGLLGLAGRPRAAWLEQGFDNGWRELVPYPQKMPLLRITTRPVHLETPFSQFDRGLITPNEAVFVRYHLAGHPLDIDPAAHTLTIDGKVRRPLTLTLSELQRFPRFKQTVVMQCAGNGRGLFQPRVQGAQLGNGSMACVEMAGARLADVLAAAGVIDGARQIACRGTDQPALEVTPAFVRSLDLADALRPEAMIAWEMNGQPLPVLNGYPIRLVIPGFYAAYWIKHLSHIEVLDHVFDGWFASQAYTVPDTPDNGVPPGTKPDRTARLTRMKVRSFITHPAHGDAIAAPDGRLALRGIAFDGGSGIRRVDVSADGGDSWRQAELGPDIGRFAFRPWTLTLDGVKPGPLTLMARAAANDGQRQPLRQPWNPGGYARNVAERVEIVVAEVKR; encoded by the coding sequence ATGGACGATGCCGCCACCCGCCGGGCCTTGCTGAAAGCCGGCCTCGCCGCCGGCCTGCTGGGCCTGGCGGGCCGCCCGCGCGCCGCCTGGCTGGAGCAGGGCTTCGACAACGGCTGGCGCGAGCTGGTCCCCTATCCGCAGAAGATGCCGCTGTTGCGCATCACCACCCGCCCGGTGCATCTGGAAACGCCGTTTTCCCAATTCGACCGCGGGCTGATCACGCCCAACGAGGCGGTGTTCGTCCGCTACCACCTGGCCGGCCACCCGCTGGACATCGACCCCGCCGCCCACACGCTGACCATAGACGGCAAGGTGAGGCGGCCGCTGACGCTGACGCTGAGCGAGCTGCAGCGCTTTCCCCGCTTCAAGCAAACCGTGGTGATGCAATGCGCCGGCAACGGCCGCGGCCTGTTCCAGCCGCGGGTGCAGGGCGCGCAGCTGGGCAACGGCTCGATGGCCTGCGTCGAGATGGCCGGCGCGCGGCTGGCCGACGTGCTGGCCGCCGCCGGCGTGATCGACGGCGCGCGCCAGATCGCCTGCCGCGGCACCGACCAGCCGGCGCTGGAGGTAACGCCGGCCTTCGTCCGCTCGCTGGACCTCGCCGACGCGCTGCGGCCGGAGGCGATGATCGCCTGGGAGATGAACGGCCAGCCGCTGCCGGTGCTGAACGGCTACCCGATCCGGCTGGTCATCCCCGGCTTCTACGCCGCCTACTGGATCAAGCACCTGTCGCATATCGAGGTGCTCGACCATGTGTTCGACGGCTGGTTCGCCAGCCAGGCCTACACCGTGCCCGACACGCCGGACAACGGCGTGCCGCCGGGAACCAAGCCGGACAGGACGGCGCGGCTGACCCGGATGAAGGTGCGTAGCTTCATCACCCACCCCGCCCACGGCGACGCGATCGCCGCGCCGGACGGCCGGCTGGCGCTGCGCGGCATCGCCTTCGACGGCGGCAGCGGCATCCGCCGGGTGGACGTTTCCGCCGACGGCGGCGACAGCTGGCGGCAGGCCGAGCTGGGCCCCGACATCGGCCGCTTCGCCTTCCGGCCGTGGACGCTGACGCTGGACGGCGTGAAGCCGGGCCCGCTGACTCTGATGGCGCGCGCCGCCGCCAACGACGGCCAGCGCCAGCCGCTGCGCCAGCCGTGGAACCCCGGCGGCTACGCCCGCAACGTCGCCGAGCGGGTGGAAATCGTCGTCGCCGAGGTTAAGCGATGA
- a CDS encoding CPBP family intramembrane glutamic endopeptidase: MLTLSSLTLAAYGLLALGLTAASLRQEAPGWIALITSAMLALAAGVLQPLGALAAAIVAGLTLALRRHPRPELHLVWIAALLALAVHALPGFDNPLLWQGRASPDSAPYRLFWSYDKGLAGLLLLLNLARAPLPERRLGWPAAAVGALALLFVLGIAAAVGVIGFAPKWPSWLLPWLLANCFLASLVEEAFFRAGVQRWLELRTEPFAALMAASLLFGLAHLAGGWAWMGLATLAGIGYGLIYAARRQLWLAVLAHLGFNTLHLLLFTYPKLA; the protein is encoded by the coding sequence ATGTTGACGCTTTCCTCCCTGACGCTGGCCGCCTACGGCCTGCTGGCGCTGGGCCTGACCGCCGCCAGCCTGCGCCAGGAAGCGCCCGGCTGGATCGCCCTGATCACCAGCGCGATGCTGGCGCTGGCCGCCGGCGTGCTGCAGCCGCTGGGCGCGCTGGCCGCGGCCATCGTCGCCGGGCTGACGCTGGCGCTGCGCCGCCATCCGCGGCCGGAGCTGCACCTGGTATGGATCGCCGCGCTGCTGGCGCTGGCGGTGCACGCGCTGCCCGGCTTCGACAACCCGCTGCTGTGGCAGGGCCGGGCCAGCCCCGACAGCGCGCCCTACCGGCTGTTCTGGAGCTACGACAAGGGCTTGGCCGGCCTGCTGCTGTTGTTAAACCTCGCCCGCGCGCCGCTGCCGGAGCGGCGGCTGGGCTGGCCGGCGGCCGCGGTCGGCGCGCTGGCGCTGCTGTTCGTGCTCGGCATCGCCGCCGCCGTCGGCGTGATCGGCTTCGCGCCCAAGTGGCCGTCCTGGCTGCTGCCGTGGCTGCTGGCCAACTGCTTCCTGGCGTCGCTGGTGGAGGAAGCCTTCTTCCGCGCCGGCGTCCAGCGCTGGCTGGAGCTGCGCACCGAGCCTTTCGCCGCGCTGATGGCGGCGTCGCTGCTGTTCGGCCTCGCCCACCTGGCCGGCGGCTGGGCCTGGATGGGCCTGGCCACGCTGGCCGGCATAGGCTACGGCCTGATCTACGCCGCGCGGCGCCAGCTGTGGCTGGCGGTGCTGGCGCACCTGGGTTTCAACACCCTGCACCTGCTGCTGTTCACCTATCCGAAACTGGCGTGA
- a CDS encoding glucokinase has product MSTGLPEAWPRLLGDVGGSNARFALETAPGVIEDILTLSNERYPTLEDALRDYLAQVGARRVAHAAIGIANPLNGDLVRMTNCHWSFSIEATRRALGLSTLLLLNDFTALALALPRLPRRELAQVGGGAPRPDAPLALIGPGTGLGVSALVPHAGGWRALAGEGGHTSFAPANEREIGIWRYASARFGHVSHERLLSGSGLSLLHRALCALDGAEEAGLAPAEVSARGLSGADARCREALEIFCALLGSAAGNLALTLGARGGVYIGGGIVPRLSGFFEQSPFRRRFEDKGRMSAYLADIPVYLITSAYPALPGVAAHLADHLAPRSDPAPVAAPTHPRGGTAGDMHA; this is encoded by the coding sequence ATGTCTACTGGTCTGCCTGAAGCCTGGCCGCGGCTGCTCGGCGACGTCGGCGGCAGCAACGCGCGCTTCGCGCTGGAAACCGCGCCCGGGGTGATTGAAGACATCCTGACGCTGTCCAATGAGCGCTACCCGACGCTGGAGGACGCGCTGCGCGACTACCTGGCCCAGGTCGGCGCGCGCCGCGTCGCCCACGCCGCCATCGGCATCGCCAATCCGCTGAACGGCGACCTGGTGCGGATGACCAATTGCCATTGGTCGTTTTCCATCGAAGCGACGCGCCGCGCGCTGGGCCTCTCCACGCTGCTGCTGCTCAACGACTTCACCGCGCTGGCGCTGGCCCTGCCCAGGCTGCCGCGCCGGGAGCTGGCCCAGGTGGGCGGCGGCGCGCCGCGGCCGGACGCGCCGCTGGCGCTGATCGGCCCCGGCACCGGGCTGGGCGTGTCGGCGCTGGTGCCGCACGCCGGCGGCTGGCGCGCGCTGGCCGGCGAGGGCGGCCACACCTCGTTCGCGCCGGCCAACGAACGCGAAATCGGCATCTGGCGCTACGCGTCCGCCCGCTTCGGCCACGTGTCGCACGAGCGGCTGCTGTCCGGCTCCGGCCTCAGCCTGCTGCACCGGGCGCTGTGCGCGCTGGACGGGGCGGAAGAGGCCGGCCTGGCGCCGGCCGAAGTCAGCGCCCGCGGCCTGTCCGGCGCCGACGCGCGCTGCCGCGAAGCACTGGAAATCTTCTGCGCGCTGCTGGGTTCGGCGGCCGGGAATCTGGCCTTGACCCTCGGTGCCCGTGGCGGGGTGTACATAGGTGGTGGTATTGTGCCGCGTTTGAGCGGTTTTTTTGAACAATCCCCATTTCGCCGCCGTTTCGAGGACAAGGGGCGGATGTCGGCCTATCTGGCCGACATCCCGGTTTACCTGATCACCAGCGCCTACCCGGCCCTGCCGGGCGTGGCCGCCCATCTGGCGGACCACCTGGCGCCGCGCAGCGACCCGGCCCCGGTGGCAGCGCCCACCCATCCTCGCGGCGGCACAGCAGGAGACATGCATGCTTGA
- a CDS encoding M48 family metallopeptidase → MAKHWKRWLGGALLAALLAACAQVSTTAGGAVGVNRSQSMLLSSQEVEQMSAKSYAGELQKARAAGRLNTDPALTARVRRVSQRLIAQTPSFRPDARNWRWEVNVLTTDDMNAYAMAGGKIMVYTGLVKQLKLSDAELAAVIGHEISHALREHTRENMSQAYAQQMGLGLVGALVGLNDSQLKLASLVGDVTLSKPHSRTMESEADIMGLELMARAGYDPNAAVNVWQKMQAAGGGGGMEFLSTHPSGPTRIRDLQAHIPQVWPLYQAAPKKG, encoded by the coding sequence ATGGCCAAGCACTGGAAACGCTGGCTGGGCGGCGCGCTGCTGGCCGCCCTGCTGGCCGCCTGCGCCCAGGTGAGCACCACCGCCGGCGGCGCGGTCGGCGTCAACCGCAGCCAGAGCATGCTGCTGTCCAGCCAGGAAGTGGAGCAGATGTCGGCCAAGTCCTACGCCGGCGAGTTGCAAAAAGCCCGCGCCGCGGGCCGCCTGAACACCGACCCGGCGCTGACCGCGCGCGTGCGCCGCGTGTCGCAGCGGCTGATCGCCCAGACGCCGTCCTTCCGTCCCGACGCCCGCAACTGGCGCTGGGAAGTGAACGTGCTGACCACCGACGACATGAACGCCTACGCGATGGCCGGCGGCAAGATCATGGTCTACACCGGCCTGGTGAAACAGCTGAAGCTGTCCGACGCCGAGCTCGCCGCCGTGATCGGCCACGAGATCTCGCACGCGCTGCGCGAGCACACCCGCGAGAACATGAGCCAGGCCTACGCGCAGCAGATGGGCCTGGGCCTGGTCGGCGCGCTGGTCGGCCTCAACGACAGCCAGCTGAAGCTGGCCTCGCTGGTCGGCGACGTGACGCTGTCCAAGCCGCACAGCCGCACCATGGAGTCCGAGGCCGACATCATGGGCCTGGAGCTGATGGCCCGCGCCGGCTACGATCCCAACGCCGCGGTCAACGTCTGGCAGAAGATGCAGGCGGCCGGCGGCGGCGGCGGCATGGAATTCCTGTCCACCCACCCGTCGGGCCCCACCCGCATCCGCGACCTGCAAGCCCATATCCCGCAGGTGTGGCCGCTGTACCAGGCCGCGCCGAAGAAAGGCTGA
- a CDS encoding MmcQ/YjbR family DNA-binding protein, whose product MPLPAALFDEMLDHARALPGAEFDVKWGGTRVVSIGGKMFLVCGEAGISYKVADDDFLALSGLPGVRPAPYLARARWVQVVSLEALAPDDIRRGIERSRQLVLSKLPKAQRQAWS is encoded by the coding sequence ATGCCGCTGCCCGCCGCCCTGTTCGACGAGATGCTGGATCATGCCCGCGCGCTGCCGGGCGCCGAGTTCGACGTCAAATGGGGCGGGACGCGGGTGGTCTCCATCGGCGGCAAGATGTTCCTGGTGTGCGGCGAGGCCGGCATCAGCTACAAAGTAGCCGACGATGACTTCCTGGCGTTGTCCGGCCTGCCCGGCGTGCGCCCGGCGCCGTATCTGGCCCGCGCCCGCTGGGTGCAGGTGGTTTCGCTGGAGGCGCTGGCGCCCGATGACATCCGCCGCGGCATCGAGCGCTCGCGCCAGCTTGTGCTTAGCAAGCTGCCGAAGGCGCAACGGCAGGCCTGGTCCTGA
- the thiE gene encoding thiamine phosphate synthase: MPPRVEGLYAVTPDGLDDARLFALAAAALAGGARALQYRDKSGDAGRRLRQAAELQRLCRAHGALFIVNDDVELAERIGADGVHLGRDDGDIAAARRRLGADAVIGASCYDRIELARAALAAGASYVAFGAVFPSRTKPHAAAAPLSLFADAAALGANAVAIGGIAAGNAGRAVEAGADAIAVIGGLFDADDTAAAARALAGWFGAR, translated from the coding sequence ATGCCGCCAAGAGTTGAGGGGCTGTACGCGGTGACGCCGGACGGGCTGGACGATGCCCGGCTGTTCGCGCTGGCGGCCGCTGCGCTGGCTGGCGGCGCGCGCGCGCTGCAATACCGCGACAAGAGCGGCGACGCCGGGCGCCGGCTGCGGCAGGCGGCCGAGCTGCAGCGGCTGTGCCGCGCCCATGGCGCGCTGTTCATCGTCAACGATGATGTCGAATTGGCGGAGCGGATCGGCGCCGACGGCGTCCACCTGGGGCGCGACGACGGCGACATCGCCGCGGCGCGGCGCCGGCTGGGCGCGGACGCGGTGATCGGCGCCTCCTGCTACGACCGCATCGAACTGGCGCGCGCGGCGCTGGCCGCCGGGGCCAGCTACGTCGCCTTCGGCGCGGTGTTTCCGTCGCGGACCAAGCCGCACGCGGCCGCCGCGCCGCTGTCGCTGTTCGCTGACGCCGCGGCGCTGGGCGCCAACGCGGTGGCGATAGGCGGCATCGCGGCCGGCAACGCGGGGCGGGCGGTCGAGGCCGGCGCCGACGCGATCGCGGTGATTGGGGGCTTGTTCGACGCGGATGACACCGCCGCCGCCGCTAGAGCGCTGGCGGGTTGGTTCGGAGCACGGTGA
- a CDS encoding CYTH domain-containing protein, giving the protein MALEIERRFVVSGDGWRGLAPAVQYRQGYLSVEKERTVRVRVVGQQAWLTLKSHISNVSRHEFEYPIPLADAQTIMGAMCPMVVDKLRHRIEHGGFVWEVDEFFGDNAGLVLAEIELPDEDTPFAKPDWVGEEVTEDGRYTNAYLSKHPYRSW; this is encoded by the coding sequence ATGGCATTGGAAATCGAACGCCGCTTCGTGGTGAGCGGCGACGGCTGGCGCGGCCTGGCGCCGGCCGTGCAATACCGCCAGGGCTATCTGTCGGTGGAAAAGGAGCGCACCGTGCGGGTGCGGGTGGTCGGCCAGCAAGCCTGGCTGACGCTGAAGAGCCATATCAGCAACGTCAGCCGCCACGAGTTCGAATACCCGATTCCGCTGGCCGACGCGCAGACCATCATGGGCGCGATGTGCCCGATGGTGGTGGACAAGCTGCGCCACCGCATCGAGCATGGCGGCTTTGTCTGGGAAGTGGACGAATTCTTCGGCGACAACGCCGGCCTGGTGCTGGCCGAGATCGAGCTGCCGGACGAGGACACCCCGTTCGCCAAGCCGGACTGGGTGGGCGAGGAAGTGACCGAGGACGGCCGCTACACCAACGCCTACCTGTCCAAGCATCCCTACCGCAGCTGGTAG
- the purE gene encoding 5-(carboxyamino)imidazole ribonucleotide mutase: MIEVGIVMGSNSDWEVMQHAARVLKNFGVACETRVVSAHRTPDLLFQYAEEAAPRGLKAIIAGAGGAAHLPGMLAAKTHVPVLGVPVPSKYLRGEDSLLSIVQMPKGIPVATFAIGEAGAANAALFAVAMLATTRPELAEQLIGFRKQQEATVLAMTLPEVE, encoded by the coding sequence ATGATTGAAGTCGGCATCGTGATGGGTAGCAACAGCGACTGGGAAGTGATGCAGCACGCCGCCCGCGTGCTGAAAAACTTCGGCGTCGCCTGCGAAACCCGCGTCGTCTCCGCCCACCGCACCCCGGACCTGCTGTTCCAGTACGCCGAAGAAGCCGCGCCGCGCGGCCTGAAGGCCATCATCGCCGGCGCCGGCGGGGCCGCCCATCTGCCGGGCATGCTGGCCGCCAAGACCCACGTGCCGGTGCTGGGCGTGCCGGTGCCGTCCAAATACCTGCGCGGCGAGGATTCGCTGCTGTCCATCGTCCAGATGCCCAAGGGCATCCCGGTGGCCACCTTCGCCATCGGCGAGGCCGGCGCCGCCAACGCCGCGCTGTTCGCGGTGGCGATGCTGGCGACCACCCGGCCGGAACTGGCCGAGCAACTGATCGGCTTCCGCAAGCAACAGGAAGCAACCGTGCTGGCGATGACATTGCCGGAGGTCGAATAA
- a CDS encoding bifunctional hydroxymethylpyrimidine kinase/phosphomethylpyrimidine kinase, translating to MTTPPSPPVVLTLAGSDPSGGAGIQADILTLASLGCHPLSVITAITVQDTVGVNDLMVLDSDWVNDQARFLMEDMPVAAFKIGMLGSVENVAVVSQLIADYPDIPVVLDPVLASGGGHELADEDLIGAMRDMLIPQVSILTPNSLEARRLASNDPDEDEELTLDQCAERILALGSPYLLITGTHENTKEVINSLYGQDGVVRADHWERLPGSYHGSGCTLASAIAGMLATGLLLPEAVREAQEYTYQTLLNGFRPGMGQFLPDRMFWARGDDEEDGDAAKS from the coding sequence TTGACCACTCCACCCTCCCCTCCCGTGGTGCTGACCCTGGCCGGTTCCGACCCTTCCGGCGGCGCCGGCATCCAGGCCGACATCCTGACGCTGGCCAGCCTGGGCTGCCACCCGCTGTCGGTGATCACCGCGATCACGGTGCAGGACACCGTGGGCGTCAACGACCTGATGGTGCTGGATTCCGACTGGGTCAACGACCAGGCCCGTTTCCTGATGGAGGACATGCCGGTGGCGGCGTTCAAGATCGGCATGCTGGGCAGCGTGGAGAACGTCGCCGTGGTGTCGCAGCTGATCGCCGACTACCCGGACATCCCGGTGGTGCTGGACCCGGTGCTGGCCAGCGGCGGCGGCCACGAGCTGGCCGACGAGGACCTGATCGGCGCGATGCGCGACATGCTGATCCCGCAGGTGTCCATCCTGACGCCCAACAGCCTGGAGGCGCGCCGGCTGGCCAGCAACGATCCGGACGAGGACGAGGAGCTGACGCTGGATCAGTGCGCCGAGCGCATCCTGGCATTGGGCAGCCCCTATCTGCTGATCACCGGCACCCACGAGAACACCAAGGAAGTGATCAACAGCCTGTACGGCCAGGACGGCGTGGTGCGCGCCGACCACTGGGAGCGGCTGCCCGGCAGCTACCACGGCTCCGGCTGCACGCTGGCCTCGGCCATCGCCGGCATGCTGGCCACCGGCCTCTTGCTGCCGGAGGCGGTGCGCGAGGCGCAGGAATACACCTACCAGACCCTGCTCAACGGCTTCCGCCCCGGCATGGGGCAGTTCCTGCCGGACCGGATGTTCTGGGCGCGCGGCGACGACGAGGAAGACGGCGATGCCGCCAAGAGTTGA
- the hexR gene encoding transcriptional regulator HexR: MLDRIRGQLEQLSSAERKVADLVLEQPYTVIQAAVAEIARNAGVSQPTVIRFCRTVGCSGLPDFKLKLAGSLVTGVPYVHSSVRPEDPTSEIVAKVFDNTVSALLKCRNDVNPQAIEAAVRLLTDANRIEFYGLGNSGIIAADAQHKFFRFGIPTVAYSDTHIQMMAASVLGPDDVLVAISSSGRTMELLDAVDVALASGAKVIALTTSGSPLARRATVSLIADTLEDNETYSPMISRIVHLVQIDILTVSVALRRGPGLIRQLEKTKHSLKNRRLDNKQPE; encoded by the coding sequence ATGCTTGATCGCATTCGCGGCCAGCTGGAACAGCTGTCCTCGGCCGAACGCAAGGTGGCCGATCTGGTGCTGGAGCAGCCGTACACCGTGATCCAGGCCGCCGTCGCCGAGATCGCCAGGAACGCCGGCGTCAGCCAGCCCACCGTGATCCGCTTCTGCCGCACCGTCGGCTGCTCCGGCCTGCCCGACTTCAAGCTGAAGCTGGCCGGCAGCCTGGTAACCGGCGTGCCCTACGTCCACTCCAGCGTGCGCCCGGAAGACCCGACCTCGGAAATCGTGGCCAAGGTGTTCGACAACACCGTGTCGGCGCTGCTGAAGTGCCGCAACGACGTCAACCCGCAGGCGATAGAGGCCGCGGTGCGGCTGCTGACCGACGCCAACCGCATCGAGTTCTACGGCCTGGGCAACTCCGGCATCATCGCCGCCGACGCCCAGCACAAGTTCTTCCGCTTCGGCATTCCCACCGTCGCCTACTCCGACACCCACATCCAGATGATGGCGGCGTCGGTGCTGGGGCCGGACGATGTGCTGGTGGCCATCTCCAGCTCCGGCCGCACCATGGAGCTCCTGGACGCGGTGGACGTGGCGCTGGCCTCCGGCGCCAAGGTGATCGCGCTGACCACCAGCGGCTCGCCGCTGGCGCGCCGCGCCACCGTGTCGCTGATCGCCGACACGCTGGAAGACAACGAAACCTACAGCCCGATGATCTCGCGCATCGTGCACCTGGTTCAGATCGACATCCTGACGGTCAGCGTGGCCCTGCGCCGCGGCCCGGGCCTGATCCGCCAGCTGGAAAAGACCAAACACAGCCTGAAGAACCGCAGGCTGGACAACAAGCAACCGGAATAG
- a CDS encoding CopD family protein yields MSYLYLKALHIFFVVSWFAGLFYLPRLFVNLALAAEGDEYGRLLLMAKKLLRFMTPLGLLALATGLGLWLGFGIAGGWLHAKVALVLLLVGYHGYCARLYADFAARRNRRSHTWFRVFNELPVLVLLAVVILVVVKPF; encoded by the coding sequence ATGAGCTACCTGTACCTGAAAGCCTTACACATCTTCTTCGTGGTGTCCTGGTTCGCCGGCCTGTTCTATCTGCCGCGGCTGTTCGTCAACCTGGCGCTGGCCGCCGAGGGCGACGAATACGGCCGCCTGCTGCTGATGGCGAAAAAGCTGCTGCGCTTCATGACGCCGCTGGGCCTGCTGGCGCTGGCCACCGGACTCGGCCTGTGGCTCGGCTTCGGCATCGCCGGCGGCTGGCTGCACGCCAAGGTGGCGCTGGTGCTGCTGCTGGTCGGCTACCACGGCTACTGCGCCAGGCTGTACGCGGACTTCGCCGCCCGCCGCAACCGCAGGAGCCACACCTGGTTCCGCGTGTTCAACGAACTGCCGGTGCTGGTCTTGCTGGCGGTGGTGATCCTGGTGGTGGTCAAGCCGTTCTGA
- a CDS encoding rubredoxin: MRTWMCLICGFIYDEEAGRPEDGIPPGTRWEDLPPNWTCPDCDARKDDFQMVEI; the protein is encoded by the coding sequence ATGCGTACTTGGATGTGTCTGATCTGCGGTTTCATCTACGACGAGGAAGCCGGCCGGCCGGAAGACGGCATCCCGCCGGGCACGCGCTGGGAAGACCTGCCGCCCAACTGGACCTGCCCCGACTGCGACGCCCGCAAGGACGATTTCCAGATGGTGGAAATCTGA
- the pgi gene encoding glucose-6-phosphate isomerase, whose product MSELTELPAWQALWDHFAEAKHLHMRDLFAADPGRAERYSLEVGGLFLDYSKNRITDATLLGLMELAREAGLPARIKAMFKGEKINRTENRAVLHVALRNRTNSPIRVDGEDVMPKVNSVLERMGKFAHAVRSGDWLGFTNQPITDIVNIGIGGSDLGPLMVCSALKPFGHPRLNMHFVSNVDGAQLKETLKKVHPETTLFVVESKTFTTQETLTNALTAREWFLSHARDEGAVAKHFVAVSTNQKAVAEFGIDPANMFEFWNWVGGRYSLWSAIGLPIMLYLGEENFTELLNGAHIMDQHFMNAPFEQNMPVLLAMIGVWYINYYGGGSHVIAPYDQYLHRLPAFIQQLDMESNGKQVTLSGQPVDFETAPIIWGETGINGQHAFFQLLHQGTHISPIDLIASLGNRASLPGHHEILLANVFAQAEAFMRGKTADEVRAELAEQGLSGEEMEALVPHKVFGGNRPTNTLLMSRLDPRNLGSLIALYEHKIFVQGVIWHINSFDQWGVELGKQLAKTIHAELTGKLEQAEHDSSTRRLIQLYRKANG is encoded by the coding sequence ATGAGTGAACTGACCGAACTGCCGGCCTGGCAGGCCCTTTGGGACCACTTCGCCGAGGCCAAGCACCTGCACATGCGCGACCTGTTCGCGGCCGATCCGGGCCGCGCCGAGCGCTACTCGCTGGAAGTGGGCGGACTGTTCCTCGACTATTCCAAGAACCGCATCACCGACGCCACCCTGCTGGGCCTGATGGAGCTGGCGCGCGAAGCCGGCCTGCCCGCGCGCATCAAGGCGATGTTCAAGGGCGAGAAGATCAACCGCACCGAGAACCGCGCGGTGCTGCACGTGGCGCTGCGCAACCGCACCAACTCGCCGATCCGCGTCGACGGCGAGGACGTGATGCCCAAGGTGAACTCGGTGCTGGAGCGGATGGGCAAGTTCGCCCACGCGGTGCGCTCCGGCGACTGGCTGGGCTTCACCAACCAGCCGATCACCGACATCGTCAACATCGGCATCGGCGGCTCCGACCTGGGCCCGCTGATGGTCTGTTCCGCGCTGAAGCCCTTCGGCCACCCGCGGCTGAACATGCACTTCGTCTCCAACGTCGACGGCGCCCAGCTGAAGGAAACGCTGAAGAAGGTGCATCCGGAGACCACGCTGTTCGTGGTGGAATCCAAGACCTTCACCACCCAGGAAACGCTGACCAACGCGCTCACCGCGCGCGAGTGGTTCCTGTCGCACGCCCGCGACGAGGGCGCGGTGGCCAAGCACTTCGTCGCCGTGTCCACCAACCAGAAGGCGGTGGCCGAGTTCGGCATCGACCCGGCCAATATGTTCGAATTCTGGAACTGGGTCGGCGGCCGCTACAGCCTGTGGTCGGCGATCGGCCTGCCCATCATGCTCTACCTGGGCGAGGAGAACTTCACCGAGCTGCTCAACGGCGCCCACATCATGGACCAGCACTTCATGAACGCGCCGTTCGAGCAGAACATGCCGGTGCTGCTGGCGATGATAGGCGTGTGGTACATCAACTACTACGGCGGCGGCAGCCACGTGATCGCGCCGTACGACCAATACCTGCACCGGCTGCCGGCCTTCATCCAGCAGCTGGACATGGAGTCCAACGGCAAGCAGGTGACGCTGTCCGGCCAGCCGGTGGATTTCGAGACCGCGCCCATCATCTGGGGCGAGACCGGCATCAACGGCCAGCACGCCTTCTTCCAGCTGTTGCACCAGGGCACCCACATCTCGCCGATCGACCTGATCGCCTCGCTGGGCAACCGCGCCAGCCTGCCCGGCCACCACGAGATCCTGCTGGCCAACGTGTTCGCCCAGGCCGAGGCCTTCATGCGCGGCAAGACCGCCGACGAGGTGCGCGCCGAGCTGGCCGAACAGGGCCTGTCGGGCGAGGAGATGGAAGCGCTGGTGCCGCACAAGGTGTTCGGCGGCAACCGCCCGACCAACACCCTGCTGATGAGCCGGCTGGACCCGCGCAACCTGGGCTCGCTGATCGCGCTGTACGAGCACAAGATCTTCGTCCAGGGCGTGATCTGGCACATCAACAGCTTCGACCAGTGGGGCGTGGAGCTGGGCAAGCAGCTGGCCAAGACCATCCACGCCGAGCTGACCGGCAAGCTGGAGCAGGCCGAGCACGACAGCTCCACCCGCAGGCTGATCCAGCTGTACCGCAAGGCCAACGGCTGA